The Chloroflexota bacterium region AGCTTCATCAATTCAAGCGATTCGCGCAGCCGTCCTACGCGCTCGTTGGACTTGATACCGAACGCGGCAAACTCTTCGTCGCGATAGCCCAACCCGACACCGAAGATAAAGCGTCCATTGCAGATGGCGTCCATCGTGGCGACATTCTCAGCGATGTCAACCGGGTTGTGCAGCGGCACGAGTATGACGGCGGCGGCAATCTCCATATCGCCGGCGTCCGCAGCCATGCGCGCTAAGAACGGTAGCGTCGCGGGCTGTGCGTACGGCGCGGACAGGAAGTGCTGGCCGGTACAGATGAGGTCGAAGCCGGCATCGCGCGCAGCGCGCACCTGGGCTACGCTGTCGTCAATCTGCCGGGCGAGCGATTCTTCGGGCGATATTTGCACCCCTAGGAATATGCCGAATTTCATGGTTTCGTCCTTTCGGGTTCGTTTCTACCCTTACATGGGATAGATAGGATGGAGAGGATATTCACCTCCATCCTAACCTTCCCCCTTGATGGGGAAGGGACTTAGGCTATCGCCGGCCGAATTCGCGTTCTAGGCGGCTGCCGCTCAGGTGGATTATAGTTGGGCGGCCGTGCGGGCAAGTGTGCGGCTGAGCGCACTGCTCCAACTGCCGTGTCAAAGCGTTCATCTCTTCGTGCGTCATGACTTTGCCCGCTCGAATGGCTGAATGGCATGCTAACGAGTGCGCAGCATGGTCCATCCATGACTCCACTACACCGCCCTGCGCCATTTCGTCCAGAAAGTCAATGAAGGCCTTAGCCGGGTTTTCGCCCGCAAGTATGGTTGGAACGCCGCGAATGACATACACACTGCCGCCAAACGGCTCCACTAGCAGCCCAAGATTGGCGAATAACTGCATGTGCGTCTGCGCTAATTCCTGCTGCTTCGGGTCCAGCTCGACCGTGAGTGGCTCCAGGAGGCTCTGTGATTGCGGCTCGCTGGCTGCCGCGTCCGCCTTAATGCGCTCGTACATCACGCGCTCGTGCGCCGCATGTTGGTCGATGAGATACATGCCGTCCGGACCCTCAGCCACGATGTAGGTGGACTGCACCTGTCCCAGAACGCGTAGCACCGGGAGCGCCTGTCTGGGTGTCAACGCCGAATCTGCCTCGTTCACGGAAACATCGGGCGGCGCGACCCCGTCGTCCCTTTGTTCTACGCTGCCAGGGTCGCGTTCGAACGGCTCAATGGGCCAAAAATGACGGTTCGACCGGCCCGACTCTGCCGGATACGGATATGAAGCCGGTGGGTAAGACTGCCCGACTCGGCGCATCGCCGGCACTGGCGAGTGTGCGGTCAGCGTTTGGCGCACTGCGCGTTGAATCGCGGAGAACACTCTGTCTCCGTTGCGAAAGCGCACCTCGGTCTTGGACGGGTGCACATTCACATCGACCAGATCGTAGTCCAGTGCGATGTTGACGACCGCGAGCGGATAGCGCCGCTCCATCATGAAGCCATGATACGCCCGCTCCAGCGCGTACGACAGCATTCGGCTTTGCACCCAGCGGCGATTAACGAAGAAGCTCATATAGCCGCGATTTGCTCTGTTGAGGTTAGGTTGGCTGACCATACCGCTGACCACACTGATGCCCGTCCGTTCGTCTTCACAATCAATATCCAGCATTGATTCGGCGACACTCAAGCCGTGAACGGCCGCGACCGCCTCGCGCAGGCTTCCGCTGCCGGGCGTGAGCACCGATTTGCCGACTGACTTCAGGGCAAAGCGCACTTCGGGATACGCGAGAGCGTAGCGCGTAACGAGATTCTGTATGTGCGAAGTCTCGGTGGCGTTGGTTCGCAGGAACTTGCGTCGGGCAGGCACATTGCGGAAAAGCTGCCGCACAGTCATCACTGTGCCGGACGACGCACCCTGACGCTGCTTGTCAACTATGCGCCCTTCGTCCAAGTCGAGGCGCGTGCCGGATTCTTCATCCACATGCCGCGTTACGACAGAAATGCGCGCGACAGACGCGATGCTGGGCAATGCCTCGCCGCGAAAGCCGAGTGTAGGAATGGCTTCCAAATCGGATGCGCCCGTGAGTTTGCTGGTGGCGAAGCGCTGGAATGCCAATTCCACTTCTTCGTGGGGAATGCCGTGCCCGTTGTCCGCGACCCGAATCTGCTCTACGCCGCCGCCGCTAATTTCCACCGAAATTTCGGTCGAGCCGGCGTCGAGCGCATTTTCCACAAGCTCCTTGACGACCGATGCCGGTCGCTCGATAACCTCGCCGGCGGCAATCATCGAGGATACTTTGTCTGGGAGTTGTCGTATCGGCATTATCCTTCGTCCTGCGCGCGCCGCCTGCCGCCACGATACGCCTTGTGGTCGGACTTGCCGCGCTCTGCGACATCGCAAATCGTCTGATAGATTTCGTCCATCTCGTTGTCTTTGGCGTTACGGAAGTAGTACGGCCGGCAGATAAAGCCGCCGAAGTGCCGCACGATTTCCGGATGGTCGTCGATGATGAAGTCCGGCGGCGTAAAGACACCAAGCCCGGGCAAAGCCGCATCAAAGTCTTCAAGCGGCTTCTGGAAGACCTTAGTAACATAGTCCGCAAGGCCGAAGCGGCGCACTTCCGCAGTGCGAATGCCCACGCCCGACCAGATAAAGACCTCGTGTCCGTCCGCCACCAGTTTGCCGAAAGTTTCGGCGGTATTGCGGCGCAGGCTGCCATCCGCGCCCATGATTGTGTAATCCACGTCGAAGAATATGTTCATGGAAAGTTTGTAGTCTTTAGTGATTAGAGGTTAGCAATTAGTTGTCGCGCCAGGCATAGGGAAATATACCGCCTAGCATCATATAATATCATGGCTGGGATATGGCAATGAATGTCTTATGCGCGTAACTTTTCGCAATGCTCGATGCGGCAGCATAAACCGACTGTTCAGAATAGACAATCACATTATGGGCAACAAACCAGTATGGCAACTAGCGCAAACGGGCTGGCATTCAACAGCGACGGAAATAAGATATTCTCCGACACTCCCATACCACCGGGCGAGCATTTAGAAGAAGAGATAGAGTACATCAGGATGACGGAGCGGAGCTTGCCGACAGGCTGGGCGTTTCAACATAAGTGGTGGGGGAAATAATCAGAGGCGAAACGCAGGTGAGGTGATACCGACGCGTGTCGCAGAACGGGAACGGTAGGCAGCAGATCGGAGTGTGGAGAGCGTCCCGGTTCGCTCGTGAGGAATCATGATAAACTTCGCCTATCGTAACCTTAATCAATACAGTTCGGGTTGAGCAGTTATGCCGGTCACAGCGCGTTATCAGAATTCGTGGACAGAGCGCAACATTGACGCAGTTGCGCATTGCTTTGACCACGCCTTTGCGAATGTCTTGGAAGCAGAGTTCAAGCGGATTACAACTGATATGAGTCCGCCCGATATTGTCAGTTACGTGAATAGGTCAAGAGTCAGCATAGACCTTCTCAAGAACAGTGGAAATTCACCCGACTATCAGAATCCGATGGTCGCATTGCAATATGTGCTGCGATACCAATTAAGTCACATCAATTTGGCTTATTCTCTGATCAAGAGCACCCAAACTGAGAATGAAGCTGCAAACATGGACGATTTACAAGTAGTGGACCTTGGAGCTGGCTCTTTATCTATGGCTTTCGGCTTGGTACTGGCAGTGGCGGACGCTCTGGAATCGGGCGTACAAGTTAAGCAAATACGAATGGATTGCATCGACACATCAACGACTATGATGGATTTAGGCGTCGAATTGGCGAATGCCTTTTACGCTCGTGCTAAAAGGGAAGATTTAGAACCGCTGGTTCAAGCTTTCAATCGCGTGAAAGTTGAGCGGTACACTGACTGGCGTAGTGTGAACAGACTTGACGACTACCACGGATATTCCAAATACTGGCTAAGTGCATTGCACACCTTTTACGATGAATCAGAGGCCGATATCTATACGGCGCTATCAGACATGAGCAGTGGCTCTGAGCCGATTGAGGTATTTATTACATGTCACTCCGGTAAGGCTGATATAGTCGAACGAGTTTGGCCTCGAAATGTTACCCCATACTACAAGTGTATAGACCCAATTTTGAAGTTTACTGGTGACATAGAACATAGCCATGTCGGGAAGGTAGCTATTGACAACGGTTTGTGGCAGTCACACTGGGGACCGCGTATCTTTGGTGGCTTCAAGACTGGAGACTTAGTAGCTTTCACCACTAGCAGAATGTCAAACATAGATGAGCAAGACATACCCATCACTCGCCTTGAGCAACTAGCCTTATTGGATGCCGACCTTGCCATAAAGATCAAAGAATTACAGCAACATCGGAATAAAGTTCGCGCAGACATCCGAGATGCCATTGGCGATGACCCGTGCGAATACATCATAGAAGGCACAGAAACTAATATGACGACAACTATCAAACTGACTCAACATGAACGGACATCTGTCAATCGCAATCTCCTAGAATCGCTTGCTGTGGAACGATTTGGAGACGCTGGAAACGAACTTATAAGAGATAGTATAGACACAAAGCAATTGACAAGATTGCAAATCAAAGTTGAAAATTGACACGAGGCACTATGTGAAAACACTGGTACCGCATCCTTGGACAGGCTCACATGACTCAATCCACACCAGCAGACGATACTCCCCTGCAGCAGTCCCCTCCGAAAATTGGACAGGCGAACATATCTTATTCGCCTACAAGGGATATTCTTACACGCGCTACCGGCTTCATGGACGCCTACGACTTCACGCTGAATCCGTACAGCGGCTGCTCGTTTGGCTGCTCATACTGCTACGCTGCGTTCTTCAGTACGACCGCCGACGAGCGCGACAATTGGGGCAAGTGGGTTCGCGTCAAAGACAATGCAATTGACCTAATGCGAAAGAAGATAAAGGGCAAGCACAAGGACAAGAACGGTAATTGGAAACCGAACAACGAAAGCCTCATATACATGAGCAGCGTTACCGACCCGTATCAGCCAATCGAGCGCAGGTTAGAGTTAACACGCGGCTTGTTGAAGATTCTGGCAAGCCAAGATGAGCCTCCTCAAGAGATAGGAACTACGAAGGCGCTCTTTGAGTTGAATGCGCCGTACAAGACTGATGAAGCACGCCACAAGCCCAAGCTCGTGGTGCAGACGCGCAGCCCTGATGTCGTGCGCGATGTTGACTTGTTTCAGCAGATTGAAGCCAACGGCGGGCGCGTGCAGGTGAATATGACCGTTACCACCGACGACGAAGACATACGGCGCACATTCGAGCCGTTCTGTCCGTCCAATATGGCGCGGCTTAAGGCAATAGGCGAGGTTAGCAACGCTGGCGTACAAACCTGCATCACGATGACGCCGTTGCTGCTTGTCAGCCAGCCTTACGCCTTCGTCGAAAGCCTGCTAGATACTGGCGTCGAGAAGTTCATCGCCCAGCCATTCCACTTCGCGCGCGGCAAGTTCGTTGCAAGCACGCGGGAAAGAGCATTCGACATGATGGCGGAAAAACTCGGCTGCGCCCGCTCGGAGTTTCAGCGCACATACATGGAACACTACGACCAAGTATTCGCCGTACTGCGCGACGGGCTGCCTAATTTGGGTGAAGGCAAGGGCGGCTTCAAACCTCCTTTCCAATAGTACAATAGCCTTTTGAATTAGGAGACCCTACATTGTGGAATAGACCAACACTACACGATGTCATAGACGCGCGGGGACGTATTGCGCCGTATATCACGCGCACTCCCCTGCACCACTACCTTTCGCTCGACAAACTGCTGGATGCCGAAGTTTGGGTGAAGCACGAGAACCACCAGCGTCTTGGCGCGTTCAAGATGCGCGGCGGCATCAACCTGCTGTCGCGCCTGTCGGACAAAGAGAAGGGGCGCGGTGTCATCACGGCGTCGTCCGGCAATCACGGGCAATCCATCGCATACGCGGCGGGCATTCTGGGCATCAAGTGCATCGTCTGCGTGCCGGAAGGCGCGAACCCCGGCAAGGTGGCGTCCATCGAAAGCCTAGGCGCGCAGGTCATTCACCACGGGCCATACTTCGACATGTCCAACGAATACGCGCAGCGGCTTGCCAAGGAAGAGGGCTATCGTTATGTCCACGCGGTCAACGAACCTTTGCTCATCGCGGGCGTCGGCACATACACGTTGGAGATTATGGAAGACCTGCCCGATGTGGACTACATCATCGTGCCTCTTGGCGGCGGCAGCGGCGCGTGCGGAGCTTGTATCGCTTCTAAGAGCGTCAACCCGAATGTGAAGGTTATCGCAGTGCAGGGAGAGCGAGCGCCGGCAGCTTATCTGTCGTGGAAAGCCGGCGAAATCGTCCAAGCGCCAATGGAATCGAAGGCGGAAGGCTTGGCAACGGGGCAAGGCTTCGAACTGACGCAAGGTATATTGCGCGATATGCTGGACGACTTCGTTCTGGTGTCCGACGAGGAGATGGAACGCGCAATCGTGCTGCACTTGGAGCACACGCACAACCTAACCGAACACGCGGGGGCGGCGTCCCTGGCAGGCGCGCTGAAAATCAAGGACAGGCTGCGCGGCGAAAAGGTCGCGCTAGTGATGAGCGGCGGCAACCTGTCGCTGGAACACCTGCGGGCGGCATTGCAAGCGTAATCGAATAGCGCGGCGACTGGCGATATATGGCTGAACATCGCTGAAAATCAAGGACAGGGCTGCGGCAAAAGGGCCGCGGTCAAGTCCTAGCATGTGGTGTGAGAAGTCGTCAATATTCCTACTGCCTGCCGCGCCACTTTAACTTCTCCACTGTATAACTTTCGTATCACGCAAGATTCCTCAGCACAGCCATCACTTGCGGCGCAGACTCTCCACCGGCGGCGATCGCGCGTTGAGCGGGGATCGGGCACTTGCGCCAACGCCCCAAGCAGGCTTTCTCCCAATCCTTCCGTACTCATAGCCCCAGCCTAACACTTGTCGGAAATAGCCGAGAGTCCTTGAGAGTCGCATCCACCATGATTGACGATTGACGGCATTCGCAATAGAATGTAGGCAGAACACTTGCTTATCGACATGAGCAGATCAGCCAGGAGGCAGCTATGGCGCGAGTACAACCTGAACCACTAAGCATAACCATCACGCCGGACGCGGCAGAGCATGTGCGGCAGTTCGCAGTGGATATGGGTAAACCCGGCTGCAATCTGCGCGTTGCCGTCAAGGGCGGCGGCTGCTCCGGACTCACCTACGACCTCGACCTCGTGGACAGCCCCGGCGAAAACGACAAGATTATCACCAGCCACGGGTTGGAGCTTTATGTGGACAAGAAGTCGTACATATTCCTCGCCGGCACGGAGTTGGACTACTCCGGCGGGCTGAACGGCAAGGGCTTCGTCTTCAACAATCCCAACGCGAAGACCGCCTGCGGCTGCGGCACATCGTTCAGCGTCTAGGGACGGACAGAGGGCGCTGCCCAGTGATAGATTGATATTCGGGACCGCCTCTTGGCCGGAGGCGGTCTGTTCTATTTCAGGAGGATATAGCGATGGCGCAGAGTGGAACGCTTGAAATGCCGGCAGCCGTCTATTCTACGGTGCGAGAAGAGTACGACGCCCTGACTAAAGGCGTCGCTCTGGTTGATCGTTCGCATCTCGGGCGGCTGAAGGTGAGCGGCGCGGACGCCATAGACTTGCTCAATCGCCTGTCAACAAACAAGCTAGACGATCTCGCAGTCGGCGATGTGATGGGCACCGTCTTGACGACAAACAAGGGACGCATCATCGATTTGCTCTATGTCTTGCGCCAAGACGACCACCTGCTCGTCATAACCGGTCCCGATACCTGCCAGAGGGTCGCCGAGTGGATCGACTTCTACACATTTATTGAAGATGTCGTTGTGGAAGATGTGTCGGACAGCACCGCAATACTCTCGCTCGTCGGCGCGAGTGTGCCGCACAAATTTGCAGGACTCTCCGATGTCCCACCGTTCAGTTCCGTTTCAGATTCATTTGGCAACATTGACACACTCGTACTTCGCACAGACTTCCTCGGCGGGTTCGCCTGCGACCTCATCGTTGCCGCAGAAGATGAAGAAGCGCTATGCGCGACGCTGACAGAGTTCGGCGCGCTGCCGGTTGGTTCGGATGCGCTGGAAGTTACGCGGGTTGAGCGCGGCGTCGCCGGATATGGCAGCGAACTCTGCGAAGACTACAACCCGCTAGAAGCAGGACTGATAGACTTCATCAGCTTCAACAAGGGCTGCTACATCGGGCAAGAAGTCGTCGCGCGCCTGAACACCTACGACAAAGTGCAACGAAAACTAGCCCGCCTATCGATGCAATCCAGCGTTCCCGAACTCCCATCCGACCTTCTGCACGACGGCAGAAAAATCGGCGCGCTCACCACAGCAGTCGCCCGGCACGACAGTGACGGTGTCGTCGGATTGGGGTATGTCAGAAATGCGTACGCCGAAGTAGGCGAGAGGCTGCTGACGGCCGACGGCAATGAAGTCGTCGTAGAACGCGTGCCGCAAGCCAGGGAAGAGTAATTATGCCGGTCGTCAGCCTGTCTAGGCGTCAGTCAATCATTGCTTCTATGAGAACGGCGCTATGCGCGGCGCGGGCTAGGTCGTCTGTGTTCAGCGTCACGTCGGCATTCAGTCGGACATAATGATATACGGCATCCTGTGGGAAACGGCGCAGGTAGATTTCAAGTGCGGGGCGGACGGTTTCGGGATCGTCGAATATGGCGATCGCCATACAGGATACGGTCTTGCCGGCAACATGCAGCGTAACTCTTGCGCCGCCTGCCATGTTGCGCCACCATCGCGTTCTCTGCGATGTGAAGCAGCGTATCGTGTCCTCGCTCCGAATGTATCTCACAGGCGTCGTATAGATGCACCCGCTGCCGCGCCCTGTGAATGTAAGCAGCATGATGTTGCCGCTGAACAGGAAATGCAGGGGAGATTTGAGCACGAGCGCCATCAGAGGATTGATGACCGCGAACCACTTTCTGCCGAGTCTCATAGTCAAGCCAGCAGCGTATATCCTCCGTCCACTACGATGACTTGTCCGCGAATCATCGCCGCGTCTTCGGTGCAGAGGAATGCTACTACTCGGGCGATGTCCTGCGATCTTACTATGCGGCCGACGGGCGTGTTACGGCCGGATTCGAGCATGCTTTCGCGGTTGGGGAAGTGCTCTAGCGCGCCGGTTTCTACATAGCCGCCGGAGACTGCGTTCACCGATATGTTCTTCGGCGCGAGTTCCACGGCTAAATAGCGCGTGAGCGATTCGAGTGCAGCCTTTGATGTGCCAACGGAGAAGTAATACGGCAGCACCTTGTGCGAACCCTGACTGGTGATGTTCACGATGCTGCCGCCATTGGGCATTATCTTGGACGCTTCGATGGAGCACAGCCACGGCGCTTTGGCATTCACGTTCAGCGTCCAATCCCAGTGCTTTTCCTCAAGCTCGGACGCAGATCGCTGCACGCCGGATGCCGCGTTGTTCACCAGCACGTCTATGTCGCCGTAGGTCTCACGCACCTGCTCGAACAACTCGCGAATCTTCTCCGAATCGCCGAGATGGGCGCGCACTCGCAGGCAGCGCACGCCGAGGGCTTCTATCTCGGATTGCGTCTCTGCGGCTGCCTTGTGGCTGCGAATATAATTGAAGGCGATGTCCGCGCCGCGCGCCGCGAACTCCATCGCGATCGCTTTGCCGATGCCCCTAGAGCCGCCGGTCACCAGAACCGTCTTGCCTGCGAAATCTGCCCTGTCCATCGCCGTTCCAAGCCGACTTGAATCTCACGCTTGTATCGCTGCCGATATAGCCCGGCCGATATAGCGCAAGCACACTATATCGCCATACCGCCATCGACGCTGATAATCTGACCTGTAACGTAGCTCGCCTTCTCGCTGGCTAGGTAGCCGACCATGTTCGCAATGTCCTCAGTGTTGCCGAACTTGCCCTGCGGAATCCAAGTCATAATCGTGTCTTTCTGCCGCTGCGTCAGCCCCGCCACAGTCTCCGTACTGATGTAGCCCGGAGTTACGGCGTTGACCGTGATGTTGCGTGTGGCGACTTCTTTAGCGAGCGACTTCGTGAATCCGATGATGGCGGCTTTGGATGACGAGTAGTTCGTCTGGCCGACATTGCCGCGAATGCCCACGACCGAACCAATGTTGATGACGCGCCCCCAGCGTTCCCTGACCATGTGCCGCAAAGTCGCGCGCGTGCAGAAGAATGTGCCGTTGAGGTTGACGCCCATGACGCGGTGCCACTGCTCGTCGGACATGCGCATCAGCAGCCCGTCGTTGATGATGCCCGCGTTGTTCACCAGAATGTTCACACCGCCCCACTTGTCGTTGACCTTGTCCACCATCGCATTGACATGATCGAGGTCGCTCACATCAGCATGCACCGCGAACGCATCGCCCCCCATCTCGGTTATGGTTTGCACGACCTCTTGCGCTTCGGACTTGGACGAGTTGTAGTTCACCGCGACATTGACGCCCAGCCGGGCGAGTTCGAGGCTTATCGCCCTGCCAATGCCCTTCGATGCGCCGGTTACGAGTGCCGTCTTGCCTTCAATATCCGAGATGCCGTCGATGTCCGAGTTGCTCAATTTGGCTCCTGCCTATCAGTCATTTGCAATGGTGTCGTCGGAAGAATGGCGCGTGCGAGATGTCTAATTGTCTTGCACTCTGCCGAAGACCTCTGCCATTTCCTCGTTCAGC contains the following coding sequences:
- a CDS encoding radical SAM protein, whose product is MSYSPTRDILTRATGFMDAYDFTLNPYSGCSFGCSYCYAAFFSTTADERDNWGKWVRVKDNAIDLMRKKIKGKHKDKNGNWKPNNESLIYMSSVTDPYQPIERRLELTRGLLKILASQDEPPQEIGTTKALFELNAPYKTDEARHKPKLVVQTRSPDVVRDVDLFQQIEANGGRVQVNMTVTTDDEDIRRTFEPFCPSNMARLKAIGEVSNAGVQTCITMTPLLLVSQPYAFVESLLDTGVEKFIAQPFHFARGKFVASTRERAFDMMAEKLGCARSEFQRTYMEHYDQVFAVLRDGLPNLGEGKGGFKPPFQ
- the mutL gene encoding DNA mismatch repair endonuclease MutL translates to MPIRQLPDKVSSMIAAGEVIERPASVVKELVENALDAGSTEISVEISGGGVEQIRVADNGHGIPHEEVELAFQRFATSKLTGASDLEAIPTLGFRGEALPSIASVARISVVTRHVDEESGTRLDLDEGRIVDKQRQGASSGTVMTVRQLFRNVPARRKFLRTNATETSHIQNLVTRYALAYPEVRFALKSVGKSVLTPGSGSLREAVAAVHGLSVAESMLDIDCEDERTGISVVSGMVSQPNLNRANRGYMSFFVNRRWVQSRMLSYALERAYHGFMMERRYPLAVVNIALDYDLVDVNVHPSKTEVRFRNGDRVFSAIQRAVRQTLTAHSPVPAMRRVGQSYPPASYPYPAESGRSNRHFWPIEPFERDPGSVEQRDDGVAPPDVSVNEADSALTPRQALPVLRVLGQVQSTYIVAEGPDGMYLIDQHAAHERVMYERIKADAAASEPQSQSLLEPLTVELDPKQQELAQTHMQLFANLGLLVEPFGGSVYVIRGVPTILAGENPAKAFIDFLDEMAQGGVVESWMDHAAHSLACHSAIRAGKVMTHEEMNALTRQLEQCAQPHTCPHGRPTIIHLSGSRLEREFGRR
- a CDS encoding nitroreductase family deazaflavin-dependent oxidoreductase, translated to MRLGRKWFAVINPLMALVLKSPLHFLFSGNIMLLTFTGRGSGCIYTTPVRYIRSEDTIRCFTSQRTRWWRNMAGGARVTLHVAGKTVSCMAIAIFDDPETVRPALEIYLRRFPQDAVYHYVRLNADVTLNTDDLARAAHSAVLIEAMID
- the fabL gene encoding enoyl-[acyl-carrier-protein] reductase FabL, whose translation is MDRADFAGKTVLVTGGSRGIGKAIAMEFAARGADIAFNYIRSHKAAAETQSEIEALGVRCLRVRAHLGDSEKIRELFEQVRETYGDIDVLVNNAASGVQRSASELEEKHWDWTLNVNAKAPWLCSIEASKIMPNGGSIVNITSQGSHKVLPYYFSVGTSKAALESLTRYLAVELAPKNISVNAVSGGYVETGALEHFPNRESMLESGRNTPVGRIVRSQDIARVVAFLCTEDAAMIRGQVIVVDGGYTLLA
- a CDS encoding iron-sulfur cluster assembly accessory protein; translated protein: MARVQPEPLSITITPDAAEHVRQFAVDMGKPGCNLRVAVKGGGCSGLTYDLDLVDSPGENDKIITSHGLELYVDKKSYIFLAGTELDYSGGLNGKGFVFNNPNAKTACGCGTSFSV
- the fabG gene encoding 3-oxoacyl-[acyl-carrier-protein] reductase codes for the protein MEGKTALVTGASKGIGRAISLELARLGVNVAVNYNSSKSEAQEVVQTITEMGGDAFAVHADVSDLDHVNAMVDKVNDKWGGVNILVNNAGIINDGLLMRMSDEQWHRVMGVNLNGTFFCTRATLRHMVRERWGRVINIGSVVGIRGNVGQTNYSSSKAAIIGFTKSLAKEVATRNITVNAVTPGYISTETVAGLTQRQKDTIMTWIPQGKFGNTEDIANMVGYLASEKASYVTGQIISVDGGMAI
- a CDS encoding threonine/serine dehydratase; translated protein: MWNRPTLHDVIDARGRIAPYITRTPLHHYLSLDKLLDAEVWVKHENHQRLGAFKMRGGINLLSRLSDKEKGRGVITASSGNHGQSIAYAAGILGIKCIVCVPEGANPGKVASIESLGAQVIHHGPYFDMSNEYAQRLAKEEGYRYVHAVNEPLLIAGVGTYTLEIMEDLPDVDYIIVPLGGGSGACGACIASKSVNPNVKVIAVQGERAPAAYLSWKAGEIVQAPMESKAEGLATGQGFELTQGILRDMLDDFVLVSDEEMERAIVLHLEHTHNLTEHAGAASLAGALKIKDRLRGEKVALVMSGGNLSLEHLRAALQA
- a CDS encoding aminomethyl transferase family protein — its product is MAQSGTLEMPAAVYSTVREEYDALTKGVALVDRSHLGRLKVSGADAIDLLNRLSTNKLDDLAVGDVMGTVLTTNKGRIIDLLYVLRQDDHLLVITGPDTCQRVAEWIDFYTFIEDVVVEDVSDSTAILSLVGASVPHKFAGLSDVPPFSSVSDSFGNIDTLVLRTDFLGGFACDLIVAAEDEEALCATLTEFGALPVGSDALEVTRVERGVAGYGSELCEDYNPLEAGLIDFISFNKGCYIGQEVVARLNTYDKVQRKLARLSMQSSVPELPSDLLHDGRKIGALTTAVARHDSDGVVGLGYVRNAYAEVGERLLTADGNEVVVERVPQAREE